The DNA sequence CTGTGGACATGTGTGTATTTTGCCTGATGCTCCCTGTCACCTCCCTCCCCGGGTGCTGTACTCGCCTGTCTTCTGCTCGGTGTGTCTGCTCCAGAGCCCTCTGACGCTCTCCCTCACACAGGCAGGCCTGGGCCTCTCCTGCCACTCAGGGAAGGAAGCTTACAAGTCTGCTGGGTTTTAGTATCATGCCACTTCTTCATCCAGCCTAAGGACCCTCTGCGTAGGGGCTGGGAGTACAGGGAACCATGCTTAACATGAACAGAGTGTCGGGCTGGTGACAGGGATGAGTTCTCGGGCATCTCAGCAAGGTGAGGCGCAGGCTAGAGACAACTCTCTTCACCCGACCAACATGAGGGGACGCCCCACCGCAGCTCCTCGGGGCCCTGGACAGTAGCAGCGAGCAGGCCGGTGAAAGGCCCGCCCGCGCCCATGCTGAGGCTCTCACAGAAGCGGCTAGTGTCGCAGCCATCGAGCAGGGAGCCACAACAGACCCCACAGGTCTGGCTGAGGAGTCTGGGGCAGTGTCCTCTCGTCCAGCAGTGGCTGGGCAGGAGCTGTCAGAGCGTAAGCTGCTGCAGCCACTGGGACAGGCTACCGTGGGGAAGGGGACCCCGGTGCCGGGCGCTGCCGCCTGGGGGAGCCTGGCACTATCGCTCTTAGTTTTGAACTTTCTGTTTTGTCTCTTGCCCGTCCGGTTTTAGTTCCTGAAATTAAAGAAGTGGTGAGCCACAAGTACAAGACACCAATGGTGAGTGTGGCACCCAGCCCCGGCAGGCCCGTCTGCGCAGGCTCCCCGGGGACCTTCACACCGGCGCGGGGCGGGCTCTCTGAGAGCATGGGGTCAGGCGGACTAGGGATGATTGGAGAGCTGAGTGTGGTCTAGATGCCACAGATTCAACTGAAGCCGAAATGAGTCTTCAGCCCtgggagagacacacacacacagatccccTGTCCCACCAGCCAGCTGTGAGGCCTGAGCCCCTCCCGAGGGCAGAGTTTCCTGCTGGGCAGATCTCCCCTCGGAGATGTTGGACTCTCAGGAATCTGATCCGTCtggtttttctctcccctctaGGCCCATGAGATCTGCTACTCTGTGTTGTGTCTCTTCTCGTATGTGGCTGCAGTTCATAGCAGTGAGGAAGATCTCAGGACCCCACCCCGGCCCGTCTCGAGCTGATGGGAGGGGTTAAGAGCCCCCCAGTGGAGAGGATGCCCTTGCGTCTTCTGTTCTCAAGGGCACGACGCTGCGTATGTGTTCTCTGCAAGCCCCTCGCCTTGGCTTAGTTGGTTCACAGTTGTGTGTCTCAGAGTGTCTCAGTGTCTGTCACAGGGCTCAGCCGgtttcctccccctgctccctctccactcccaggAGACCAGCTCACTGTCCCCTCAGGACTCAAGAGtgatgtctgtctgtcttttggGCCAGTGGCTTCTGAGAACTCTGAGTACAGTAGGAGCCCACCATTGCGTGTCCCAGAGACATTCGTGTTGTGGTTGCTCGTCCTTGGCACTTTGAGCCTCCAGTACAGGACTCTGGCTCTCCGTCCTCTGGGATCCGGTGTGACTGGGTGCTGGGCGAAGTTCCACTCGGTACAGAGGGAGGGAAGCTTGGGGCCTATCCTCTCAGatgaggggtgggcagggagaggcagggagagtcacgggcagcagggtgagtggcagcctccctccttccttatGCATTTCCCAGGCTGGTAGCTGCTGCCCGCCGCGGCCCCCACCACTGCCATGGGGCAGCGCCGAGGGGCTTCTCTTTGCTGAGCAGCAATTTCCCTAAGGTCTGCTTGCCTTTGGCATGAGAGAGCAAAGTGGTTGGGCTGGGAGAGTCCCGGAGACCACTGGCTACTGTGCGCAGGAAGCAGGGTGAGGTGGGGCAGGGCCAGGTTCAGTATACGCGGTCAGTGTCTGCAGGCAGTATCTCCGGGCACTGGGTGCCAGAAGGGAGAGATGGCCTTGGCCTGGGAGTGGGCAAGAGATGATTGTACATAGTTCAGCTCTacattatttatagaaaatgtacAGATGTGTGAATGTGAAATAAACGTCCTTAACTCTCCTTGGGCTCCTAACTGCCTTGTATTTAACGATGCCTCCTCTCCACCCAGGCCTGAGGAAGGCTGTCCCCGGACTCGACCAAGGCACCTCAGGCCTAGAAGGAGAGAGATGAGATCATGCCCATCTGAGTCCCGGCATGCTGaacccccagcctcccacccactGACCCAGCAGGGCCCCTCACCTGgcttcctgggctcccagggagagGTTAGGGGAGGGACTTCCTGCCTTCTGCCCCCTAGCCCTGCAGGGGGCTGCTGTGCTAAGAACTGGCCACCAGAGGAAGCAGCCAGACCCAGCTAAGACACCTGAGCAGAGAGGCATGTAGCAGTGAAGGAAAAACCAAGGCTTCCCTTGCCCCTCACGGGCATGGTCCAGAGAGGGGCTGTGAGCTCTTGGCCAGCAGTGCCTTGGGTTGGGGAGAACTCCGACAGAAGCAACCCTGGGACCAGCcttcctgaaatttttttttctgtgccatgGGGAAACCTCAGGCACTCCCTAGGCAAGAAAAACCAtccgtgtttttgtttttttcaagagaGCTGTGCAGGGTTGgagggctccatgcccagcacagagccccatgcagggcttgatcttacgaccctgagatcctgacctgagcccaagtcaagagtcagacacttaaccaagagccacccacgcaccccaagaCCATCCACATTCTGTTAGGGCACCTCTGAGACCTGTTGGCTTGCTCTTCCCAAAAGTAAAGTGATGACTGGATTTAGGCTCCCAtgggggaaggaagagcagaggagggCCCTGGTTCCCAATATCTTGTACTGGACAGGACCGCCCTCTCCTACTGGGAAACGGGTATGGAGGGGCCATGGGCTTGTTGCGCACTGGACCCCAAGGCAGCCTGGTGCATCTCCATTCCAGGCCTTATGGGCACAGACCCACGCTGAAGTTCGGCTCCGCCCCACATCCAGGCTGCTGTGGGCACAGGTTACCAGGACAAAGACCGTACAGGGGACACAGGACCAGGCGAGAGAGCCTGGGGTTTCTGCTCTGTTGCTGATACACTTCCCTCCATCAGTGGCCCTCGCTTTCCTCATTGGAAGAGCATACGCAGTGGGGGAAGACTGAGGGTTCTTCTAGTGTTTTATGAATTTAGGATTCCACTCTCAGCCTCCTTTAACCCACCTGGGAGACAGAATACCTGCCTCGGAAGGGCAAGTACATTTCTGTGTGCTTTTTGTGAAAACAAACCCACCGGACAAGAAGAGCCAGCTCTCTGTGACTGCACTCATCTTTTATTGCCCCTACACATTGAGAAGATGTGGCAGGCCAGGAAGGTCTGTCCCCAGCCACCATTTCCTGAGCCCACCAACTTCTTCTCCCAAAGACCTGAGAGCTTCCAGGGGGAGCTCGGACGGTTCTGTCTATGCAGAGCGCCAAGCCTGCTCATCTGAACGGCGCTGCCCTACTCATgcttcccccagcccagcccccgcATACACGCTTGCACACACCCATCCAACAGCGGGAAGGCGGCTCGTCCAGCGTCCTTCCAGGCTCCCGGGACCCGGGCCGGCATCCTGCGGCACCTGTAACACAGGTTCCCTTGTGAATGCGCTGGACCGAAACCCTGTGAAGAGTTACCTGCACCTCCGTTTCCTGATGGCTGCCCCCAAACCAAAGGCCAGGGCTCGGACTCTGACACGAGCCATGGGCGTCGGGATGGCTTGGAGTACGTACCTGGCCATCTCCGGGGAGCCAGCCAGGTCACTGAGGCACTgcaggggagaaggaggccaTGCCACATGTGTGTTTCCCCTCCCAGTGCCTTGCATGTccccccagcctcctgggaggCCGAGGAGGCAGCTGTGGCAGCAGAGCCCAGAAGCCAGTACCCACATTCGACACGACAGGCTCATTGCTTTTTCAGCCAGAGCAGCTGCGTGGGCCAGGCCAGCAGAGTCCCGGCtgcttccctgccttctccaccACCCCGGGTCCCATGGGCTCCTCACCTCGTACTTCCAGGCGGCACTCACACTGTGCCTCGCCTTGTAAGTTGGTGGCCCTACAGACATAGATGCCCCCATCAAAGGGGCAGGGCTTTCTAATCTCCAGGGTCAACACTCCCTGCTTGCTGAACATGCGGAAGCGGGCATCTGCCCTCAGATCCAGGCCGTTCTTGAACCAGGAAATCTTGGGCTGTAGATCAGGtaatgggaggaagggagaccaTCTCAGGTGGACAAGAGACCTCATGGGAACCTGTTTCTATTCTAGTGGCTCCCACTGGAGTCCACACGATGCCCAAGCAGGGAATGAACAGGGAGCCCATGGAGACGGCCAAGGCCCTCTTCAGGGAGAGGAGCCTGGCCCTGAGCCCCCGAGGGAAAGAAcgcagggagaggctggggagaggccCGATGGAGGTTGGAGGCTCTGAACCCTGCCTCCTCAGtctgcctggcccagggccccaAGCTCTCTACCTTAGGGCTACCCCGGACAGCACAGCAGAGGGTAGCATTGTAGCCAGCGATGACTGAGCGGTTCACCAGGGGGCGGGTGAAGCTCGGGGCCTCAGAGAAGTCCAGGGCTTTATAGTTGGGTGGCTCATACGTGATGCCTGTTGGTGATAGGACTTTGTACCAAGAGTGCCACCCCACGCTaggtcccctccctgctcccaccgcCTCCCTGCCCCATCTCCTCCTGGGGGTGAGAGTAAAGGTACAGCACCTGGTTTGGGGATAAAGACCGGCTCCTTGGTGGTGGCGGCTTTGTCACTGGGTCCCACCATGTTATGGCTGAAGACCCGGAAGTAGTAGCCATTGCCAATGATGAGCTCTGACACCACGCAGTGAGTGCGGCGGTAATGCTCCAAGACCGTGAACCACTCCTGGgggtgtggaggaaagggaggctcTCTGGGGGCTGGGCCTACTATCTGCCCGGGGCAGCCCTGGTGTCTGCACCCCAACTGCGGAGGGAACTAGGTCAGAGAGGGAGGATGAGCCAGGCCCATTCTAAAgacaggggagggagctggggccaGGTCTGCCTAGCCCTAGGGAGGGTGTATATGGGGGCCCAGAACGCCAGGCTCACCATGGTCTTCTTGTCGGCTTTCTGTACTGTGTAACCCCAGATCTCTGTGTTGCCATCATCTTGGGGTGCCTTCCACTCCAGAGCCACGTTGAAACCCCATGCTTCAATGACCCGAATATCCTGGGGAGGGCTTGGCTTGTCTGCAGGAGAGAGCCCCACTTGAACGTGCCTCCCCTGACAGCCTGACCTGGCCCGCCACCCTCTGCAGGGGCTCCAGGCATCCCAGAGGAGGGGCCCCCGTGCCACGCACCCACGATCTGCAGGACCAGCGTGGCCTTGTCCTCCATGTTCTCAATTCGCAGCATCACCTGGTAGGTGCCAGAGTGGGCACGGCGAGCAGCACGGATGAACAGGATGGTGTCCGTGGGGCTGTTGCGGATGCTCACCTCCTCGCCTGCCAGGGGCTGCCCTTCTTTGGTCCAGGTCACCTGAGGCCGGGGCTTGCCCTGTGGGGAGGGACAGCTCACCCCCGAGCCTGGTACGACTGGGTGGCATTTCAGGGTCTGGTCAGCCCCAAGACACATCTCCCCGCTAAGCACAGATGACAcactgggggacagggagggtggCCAGCCCTACCTGGAAAGGAATGAGGAGGTTCACGGGCTCCCCAACCTTTCTCTGGATGGTCTGGCGTAGGTGCCTGGGCAACTGGAGCCGTGGCCGCTCTGTGGGTGCCAAGTGGGCAGCTCAGCAAGGGGAAGCTCCGCCCCAAGGAGCTCCAGAGCTCCTCCCCTCCAGAGGCGGGGCCAAAGGCTGGGGCTAAGGAAAATGCCCCTCCCTtagctcccccagccccagccccagatgGTCTACAAAATCCCACCCCTGCCTCATCACACCGCTCTAAGAGACAGGGATCAGAGACGGTGAGCAACTAGttcgaggtcacacagctagcaagtcaCAGGCCAGGATGCAAATGTAGGGTTTGGTCTCTACCCTATCCCCCAGGCTGTTTCCACCCCAGTCTGCTGCCTCCTTCCACTTTGAGAACTAATCTTTACATGATTGATCCTTTGCTGGGAATAGAAGAACGGGAAGTGGATCCCAGATGGGCCAATCTGATGCCGAGTCATGAGCACAGAGACAATACCTGTTGAACTGAGAGGCTCATAGAACAGAGCTGAAAGACAACGGTGTGATGACCTACATGTTCCCCTTCCCAGAACCCTGTCCCAGAAAACCACAGGGAGCCCAATATTTGCCCTGGCCACGGGGCATGAATAAAGGCTCCAACCCTCCTGTCCCTGCACAGTGTTAGTCCCTCTTTGCAGCACGGCCTCCCTGGATGTCCCCACTTCCACTGACCCCAAGGGCCCGGGTGTCAGGGGTAGGTCTGTCCTGTGACTGCACAAGGGCCACTCACGCAGTATCTCCTGCACCGTCACAGGCTCCTTGGTGGTGACGGGGGCTCCAGGCCCTGCCATGTTGTGGGCGCGCACACGGAAGAGCATCTGCGCCCCAGTGGGCAGGTCCTTCACCAGCATGGAGGTGCGCTCCATCAGCGCCGGCAGGGCAGCCACCCACTCCGAGCCTGGTCGGGGGACGCCCACGGGCAGCGTCAGCATCCACAGCCCGCCCCGCGGTCACCCTCCCGTGGCTGTCTGGGGCCCAGCAGGGTGACAGGTGCCTGGCCCGGAGGGTGGTTCAGAGGAGGGTGCCGGGTGAGGGCCCAGGGCCGGGCCGGGGCACTCACAGCCCTCCCGGCAGTACTCCACGCTATAGCCGTCCAGGCCTCCGGCTCCCACGCGCTCCGGCGGCCGCCACTTGAGGGAGACGGTGGTGTCGGTCACGTCCTCCACTGCCAGGTGGGTGGGCTCACTCGGGGGGCCTAGGCAGAGGGGGAGTCAGCGAGGGGTCCGAGTGGGCCTGCACCACCCGGCAAACCAAAGGCCATGACCCAGACCCTCAACCGGCCACGGGTCACACAGGGCCACTTTCCCTGTCATCTGGCTTCCAAGCCCTGTTGGAAATATTTCAGCTCCGTGAAAAGACGTGTCTCTAGATAGGTTTAAAAACAAACGAACCACAACAGCAATCACAGAAGAGAGCCCTAAATAGGAAAAGATGCCCGAAAGAACATGCTTACAAGGAGCCACTTCTGTCAGCCAACAGAAGAAATGCTATAAACGCAGCATTTAAGGAAAAACTAGCCTAAAACAGGGCATTTCCTGGTGCTGCATGGTTAGATGAGTTGACTAAGAGTTAAGCAAACTGGAAGTCAGTCCCTAAAGAGAGAGGCCTGGAGCCTTCTCCCCACGGGCACCCCCTCTCCTTGCTGCCATCTCCCCAAGCTGTGCCCAGTCCTGGGGCCAGAAGGGGGTGCCTCCCCTGCCACCGACAGCTGCCCCTCCCACTGTCACTTCCTGGTAGGGACAGCTTTCCTCACTGCCCCCTCAGCGTCCGTTCCACCCTCTCGGCCCCCCtgatacagaggaagaaacagaggcttcAGGGGAGGCCGTGACTCCGGATGGCCCTCTCCATCTCTAAGTCCAGTCCAGGGTCCTTCCCACGGCCCCAAGCCCCTTGGACCCCCAGACAGCCAGTGCCCTCACTCTGTCCCATATAGGACAAACCCTGGttgaagggagtgggggagaggggaccaTTAacattattgagcacctgctgtatgccatCCTAACAGCAGTTCCACAAAACAGATATTGTCATTATCCCCATTGTATAGATGTGGAAAGTGAGGCCTGAGAGGCACCAGCAGTCAGAGTGGTGTGAGTCTCGGCTCCACCCCTACCAGctaggtgaccttgagcaagtcatttaacttctgggaaccccactttcttcatctgtgaaatgaagaggATTATCCTCGACTGAAGTTTCAAGGGGACCATGATGTAAATGCCAGTGTGGTGGCCACCTGCAGAGCAGCCAGGGCCGGGGTGGGGCAGTGCCAGGCCAGGCAGCCTCACCAATCGGCATgaagggctgggaggcagggctgggccggGACATGCCGATGGCGTTGACTGCGTAGACTCGCATCTCGTACACCACGCCCTCGATCATGCGCCGGGCCTCGTGGCTCAGCTCCCGCAGCAGGTCAAAGTTCAGCCTCATCCATCGGTAGCTCTTCTTCTTCTTGCGCTCCAAGATGTAGCCTGACGAAGGGAAGGCAGGAGCTCTGGTCTGGGGCCCAGTCACACCTGCACCCTGGCCCTCGGCTCTACGCCCGTGCCCTCCACTCACCCAGGACCGGCTGGCCACCATCGTAGGCAGGTGGCTCCCACTGCACCGTGCAGGAGTCCTCACCCACGTTACTGATCTTGGGGGCTGCAGGGGCATCTGGCAcatctgggggggaggggggacccaCATCAGCCCTGCGTGGGTCCTTCACCACCCCAACCAACAGCTAGAGCCCGCCTCCACCGCCCCACGGACATTTCTAGAATTCGGCTCTGATCATGTCACCAGCCTGTGACCAACGCTTTATGGTTCCCCGCTGCCCATATTCACCCCAGGCCCTAATCCCAATCCTCTCCACAGAGCTGAGAGCACGCCCTGTGACGTTTGTCCAATGACTGAACGAGTGAATGGATGGGCCCTCCCTGGTTACCCTCTGTCTTCCCCTCTTGGCCCTGGGCCAGCCAGCCTCACCGATGACCTTGACCGTGAGGTTGACCTGGTCCTCGCCCACGGGGTTCTTCACCGTGACAATGTAGACAccctcatcttccttctctgccccctcGACAGTGAAGATGCTGCGGTCCTTGGTGGTCTCCACGCGGACCCGGCCCTCGGTCTCACACAGCAGCTGGGGGGAAAGGGGACCTTGGGGAGAAGGGCCCCAGTCGGACCCCACAGGCTTTGACAGCCTCTCCAATGGCCCGAGATAGGAAGAGAGCTCAGAGCAGCGTCCAGGGAGCCAACGCAGCCTGAGTGGAAACCACTCATGTGAGCCCTGGTCCAAAACCTCGATTTAGTGCCTGCTGGGGGCAAAGCACTGGGGCGAGGGTCTCGGGCTCTCGCTCTCGCTTTGTCTTGGAACCTCAGGCGATCCCCtattctctctgtgcctcagttgtaGTATCTGCTGATGGGAATCACATGACCTTACAGAGCTGAGGATCCTGCAAGGCCTCAGGTGGACGGAGAAGCCGACTGCGCCTGGAGAAGCTGCCCTGAGTGGTGCCCAGGCAGCTGGTCTTACAGGGAAACCCACTCCCCGGTCGGGAAGGAGGACAAAGTGAAGGTCGGCTCGGGAAGACGGGAGCCAGAGAACATCCCAGTCAGGAGGGCCTCCCAGCAATGCGAAGGGGACTTGTGCCTGACTTTGAGGCATGAGGGTCCCACAGAGCGTGCGcagggcaggagcacagctggcCAGACGTGGCGCCTTCACAGAGACCTCACTGAGGGGTGAGACCGTGTTGGCAGAAAATGACAGACGGCCAACGAGCTCGAGCCCACCATCAGCCTCACTCACCTTCCTGTCGAACACCCACTCGTCACTGTCACCTGCGTCCCCCGGGGCCTCAGGGGCTGGCCCTGCTGGGACCTTGTTTTTCTGGGAACagagcaggagggaagcagggggGACGGGGGCTGACTCAGCCTGGGCGGAATCTCTGCCCAGAGGCCCCTCTGTCCCCCCTTTGCCCACCCCCACTCTGCTGCCCCCTTTGCCCACCTCCCAGCCAGCTGAGCGACTGCACTCCCAGCCAGTGACCAGCCGTAGGCCGTGCCCATTGGGGTGGGGAATAGGCGCCAACACCCGTTGGTCCCACGcacccatttgacagatgggcaAGTGGAGGGGGATCCACAGTACCTGTGTGATGGTCTTCTGCCAAATCACAGTGGGAGCAGGGTCCCCGGAGATAGGGACATCCAGGCGTAACTTGTTCCCAGCCACAACCACAATGGTGTCTGGCTTGCGGCCTGGGCAGTCCAGGTGGATCTTGGGAGGTTCTGgtgcggggggaggaggggagatggCATAggtcagagaaaggggaagggggagaaacaggAAGGAGCATGTGTCCCTGGTTGTGGTTTTTCAATCCCTCGGAGGTGCAATGTACACGCAATAAAATGCAGGATTTGAGCATACGGCTTGACAAGTTCTGACACTTGTGTAGTCTGAGCAACCAGCCCGCAGGCAAAATCGAACGATTCCATCCCCCCACCGGAAGTCCCCGGGGAGGCTGGTAACACCGGGTCGCCTCCTGTAGCATTTCTCACACTGTGTTTAGGGGGAACACCAATGTCCcgccagaaaaaagaaaaagaagtttccaTGGCCAAATCAAGTAGGAAACCCTGGATTAATCAAAGTTAAGCACATTTCTTTACCTTGGGACTTTCTAGAGCCTTTGACATGCTATCACGCCTTCTGAATCCGCAAGAGCTGGAGTAAGGGTTCAGGGTTTCCCAAACTTACTTTGCCGTGGAACCCTTTATAAATGGCATATCCTATTCAGTGAACTTAGTTTGGAAAGCACTGACCTAGAGCGGGCCTCAGCCGGGACTATTCTCCTGAAGTAAGGGTCCTAAAATGCCCAACAGATGTTTAATCTACAAGCAGGATGGGTACTTCTAAAAGCAGGaaagatttggggcgcctgggttgctcagtccactaagcatccgactcttgattttggctcaggtcatgatctcatggttgtgagatggagccccgagtcgggctctgcgctggctgtggagcctgcttcagactctctctctccttctccctctgccccgccccactctaaaaaaataattaaaaaataataataataaagccagAAAGATTTCATAATGAAGTCTTACATCTTCTCATCTTTCCTGCCCCCCCCATGGAGGAGGCCCTATCAGGATTCCCACCTtcgagatgaggaaactgaggtttctATAGGTTTTTATAATTGGCCCATGGTTGTGAGTGGTAGAGCTGGggctgggtcttggggtccccaCTCCAGGttccttgctcttccctctgtctggaactGGAGGGGGGCATGGGTGGAGGGGGGCGCAAGGAAGAGGTCCTGACACTCACCCTGCCTGGGCACAAAGTCAATCTTGACCTCTGcaaaagaaggaagagcaagtgGCACGGGGCGGGGGGCAAAGGCAGAGCCCAGCAACAGGGCCCCCACCCCGGCCGGGGTGCCAGCTCACCCATGAAATGGAGCTTGGCCGACAGGTTGCAGGCAAAGCCTTCGGGCACAAAGCTGTAGTCAGCCTCGTCCGCAGGCGTGACGTCGTCAATGGTCAGTTTGTGGACCCTGCAGAGAAGTGGTGGCTCAGGGGCTCCCCTGGGCCACCCGCCCCCCAGCAGCCTCACCATAGTCAGGGTTCCAAGGGCCCTTGCCCCTGCCCTGGCTCAGTGGAGGTCTGGTATTTTAAATGcgttctttctctgtttttgacTTTGCAGCCCCTCACGTGTTTTCAGAGGTAGACAATGAACGAGTGCCCCTTGGCTGGGCCATTGGAGACTGAGCAGGGGCTGGTCACtaatctctgtgaccttgggcccaGCACGGGCCAGCCCAGATGCTCGAGGCATGAGTAAGAGAGTAGGAGAGAGTGAGGGTCCCTGGCCAGGGCTGGCCTCCAGGtggcctcctgccctgccccggtcatgagctgggggcaggggtccAGGGGGCTCCcagcctgtctgtctctctcactccttccccatctctgtcctttgCCTCTGCAGGACTGCCTTCTGTATGCTtccgtctctctgtctctgtctctatctctttgtcTATCTTGGTCTCGTGTGTCTGCgtgtctgtctttctgtccatctctgtctctctctatgtctctgtgtttttccctgtctctctgtatgtctctatctcagtctctgcctttctgcttctccctctgtctctctctctgtctctgtcgcagtgtccccctcccccatctgcctACACCCTCTGCGCGGGGGCCGAGCCCCGCACACTCACCGCCCAATGTGGGACACCTTTATGCGGCTGTCGGGCACCAGCTCCTTCCCGTTCTTCAGCCACATGCCCCGCACGTTCTCATCGGACACCTCACACTTGAACACCGCCTGGTCCTTTGCGCCCACCGTCAGGTCCGCGATGCTCTGGTACACCTCTAGCTTCTTCTCTGGGGGGCGGGGCAGCGCCAGTGAGCTGGGGAGGGTGTGTGCGGGTGTGGGCGCGAATCCCCGTGGCAATCTCGTGGGCGTGTGAAaacacacgtgtgcgtgcatgAGTGTTGTGCGTGTGTGCATATGAGAGTACAGTGCACACGAGGAATCTCGAGGTGGGGGGGCACCAACCAGGCCCATCTGACCCTCCCAGTGCCCTCGGAGGCGGCCGCCTCAGCAGCTCTGGTCTACGGATGAGCAAGGTGAGGCTCCGGGTGTCAGAGTGACTGGCCCAACGTCACATAGGCCTCCATCCTGGCTTGGCC is a window from the Ursus arctos isolate Adak ecotype North America unplaced genomic scaffold, UrsArc2.0 scaffold_23, whole genome shotgun sequence genome containing:
- the MYBPC3 gene encoding myosin-binding protein C, cardiac-type — protein: MPEPGKKPVSAFSKKPRSAEVAAGSPAVFEAETERSGVKVRWQRGGSDISPSDKYGLAAEGTKHTLTVRDVGPADQGSYAVIAGSSKVKFDLKVTEAEKAEPVPSPAPAPAEAPGAPGEALASATEEKGGSLGPEGSTSAAPDGSGAPEDPIGLFVTRPQDGEVTTGGSITFSARVAGASLLKPPTVKWFKGKWVDLSSKVGQHLQLHNSYDRTSKVYLFELHITDAQATFAGGYRCEVSTKDKFDSCNFNLTVHEAVGPGDLDLRSAFRRTSLAGSGRRISDSHEDAGTLDFSSLLKKSSFRRDSRLEAPAEEDVWEILRQASPSEYERIAFQHGITDLRGMLKRLKGMKRDEKKSTAFQKKLEPAYQVSKGHKIRLTVELADPDAEVKWLKNGQEIQMSGSKYIFESVGAKRTLTISQCSLADDAAYQCVVGGEKCSTELFVKEPPVLITRPLEDQQVMVGQRVEFECEVSEEGAQVKWLKDGVELTREETFKYRFKKDGQRHHLIINEATLEDAGHYALRTSGGQALAELIVQEKKLEVYQSIADLTVGAKDQAVFKCEVSDENVRGMWLKNGKELVPDSRIKVSHIGRVHKLTIDDVTPADEADYSFVPEGFACNLSAKLHFMEVKIDFVPRQEPPKIHLDCPGRKPDTIVVVAGNKLRLDVPISGDPAPTVIWQKTITQKNKVPAGPAPEAPGDAGDSDEWVFDRKLLCETEGRVRVETTKDRSIFTVEGAEKEDEGVYIVTVKNPVGEDQVNLTVKVIDVPDAPAAPKISNVGEDSCTVQWEPPAYDGGQPVLGYILERKKKKSYRWMRLNFDLLRELSHEARRMIEGVVYEMRVYAVNAIGMSRPSPASQPFMPIGPPSEPTHLAVEDVTDTTVSLKWRPPERVGAGGLDGYSVEYCREGCSEWVAALPALMERTSMLVKDLPTGAQMLFRVRAHNMAGPGAPVTTKEPVTVQEILQRPRLQLPRHLRQTIQRKVGEPVNLLIPFQGKPRPQVTWTKEGQPLAGEEVSIRNSPTDTILFIRAARRAHSGTYQVMLRIENMEDKATLVLQIVDKPSPPQDIRVIEAWGFNVALEWKAPQDDGNTEIWGYTVQKADKKTMEWFTVLEHYRRTHCVVSELIIGNGYYFRVFSHNMVGPSDKAATTKEPVFIPKPGITYEPPNYKALDFSEAPSFTRPLVNRSVIAGYNATLCCAVRGSPKPKISWFKNGLDLRADARFRMFSKQGVLTLEIRKPCPFDGGIYVCRATNLQGEAQCECRLEVRVPQ